The window cctatttatttttattcatgataaaaatatctaaaatcttgctaagttccctatgggtgttacagtaccatcttcttcttcttcacttgacctggAGGTGGAAGCCTCTTCTTGCTTCGGTGTCATTGAatgacgctccccctcaatcctagaggtggagtcCTCTTCACCTTCATCCTGTTGCaaatgaaacaaagagtatgctccctctttttctcttttggttgcactcctttaaggatgaagcttcttggatttcttctttggaagttgagcatctctcaacttcaagtcctctttctcttggtcttgatcccATGAGTCATCCTCTTTGGACTCTTCTTGGTTTGGTGAAGCGGAGGGGATCTTATGGAGTTTAGCCAATTtgttccatagctccttggcatattcaaattctcccacttgcttcaagatgtggctaggcaatagattgaccaatagcttggtcactttatcattggtctCACATTTTTGAACTTGCCCTTGGCTCCACTtactcttcttgagaattttgcctttgctatttgttggagcttggagaccttccattagagcaaaccattgctctatgtccatcataagaaaattttttattcttaatttcCAGGAATTGAAGCTCattgatgtgaatggtggaggcacccttgtgtcgaatcctgttgggtttttcgagccgcaaaaaccactttttgcgttgtggaaaccccgaaaccccgccaccggatccgtgcgaagaaataaaatttcgtaaaaactgtgcgaagaaataaaatttcgtaaaaactttcacgtacgagttttctaagcctagatctactttagatctacaagataagaatttacccttgatgcgaagcccttcgcttaatcccgctcgtccaagattcgccggatctcgagagtatcaaagtaaatactcctctatgtgtatccacacaagcaagagatggagaaaccaaacaaaaaggtgtgctagcacctttgaatggttcggccaaagaggaggagagggagagaagaaagcttgaggaagaagatggagaaatcaattagcacacaaaatgcactaatacacatctttaagtggccggccacttaatggcttgtaactcccatggaatatcaagagtcaagtctcttgatctcctccatgacgtggcatttggtcaagtcaaacttgaccaaatgaagaagccttgatgatgtggcattggccaagtcaaagtcaagtcaaaacttgactcttcatcttcctacttaagtcaagtcaaacttgaccactatcgtcagtgacctaagaccggggtgggaatccttggctaggccctccgacgctcaagtaaatGATCCCTCTTAGTGTAgaagggaaggaagaagaagatgaacagtgattaAAATTAGGGTTTGTAATGAATGGTCGTCAGTGTGGTGAGCGAGGGCATGAgcgtacctggccaacggagaggattcccctttttataccacttcatataacctccgtagtcatgaagtggaccctggtttgttagagtttgttatgagataacGTAAGTCATGTACTggcagaaaataacttttaaggaatttttttcgtaccctagatgtaccttctttgtcacctAGTGCttgtagaagagtctagaaacattcttcccgtcaaattagcaaacctgttatacaatcacatactacagatatctttattaagatatttataaacattcttgaaatatttgttaCCCCGGCGGGTATTGGCCTATactttcttaagcatgttatcccgaccgatattggactatactttcttaagcatgttatcccgaccgatattggcctatatttccttaagcctgttatcccagccaatattggcctatactttcttaagcatgttatcccgaccgatattggtctatactttcttaagcatgttatcccgaccgatattggcgtatatttccttaagcctgttatcccggccgatattggcctatactttcttaagcatgttatcccgtCCGATATTGGCgtatatttccttaagcctgttatcccgaccgatattggtctatactttcttaagcatgttatcccgaccgatattggtctatatttccttaagcctgttatcccggccggtattggcctatatttccttaagcctgtTATCTCGGCttgtattggcctatatttccttaagcatgttatcccggccggtattggcctatatttccttaagcctgtTATCCCGGCCGGTATTgtcctatatttccttaagcctgtTATCCCGGCCGGTATTAGCCTATATTTCCTTAGGCAtgttatctcggccgatattagcctatactttcttaagcatgttatcccgaccgatattggtctatatttccttaagcatgttatcccggccggtattggcctatatttccttaggcCTGTTATCTCGGCCAGTATTCATACTTACTTAATTCTGCTATCTTTTTTTCCCTTTTcaccggggacctactaaacctaaacCATATCATATACGATCGAACGAGCAAAGGTCGGACGAACATAAGGTTGCCTGTGTGCTCTTGACTGGACAAAGGTCGATCGAGGTTTaaggtactcagccttataaagaTTTTAGAATATGATCGGTGTAGCGAAGGCCGAACGGACATAATGTTGCATGTGAACGCTCGATTAGGTAAATCCCGATCGAGCTTAAAGTtacttagccttataaagcttttagtatacgATCGGCCGAGCGAAAGCCGAACGAACATAAGGTTGTCTGTGTGAACTCGATAAGACAAAGCTCGATCGAGTTTAAAGGTACTCAACCTTATAAGAATCTCAATATACGACCAGCTAAATGACCGGCCGggatatattcaatagaaggtattctcaatatactaCCAACTTAATGACCGGCcgggatatattcaacagaaagtATTCTCAATATACGACCGGCTTAATGATCGGTcgggatatattcaacagaaggtattctcaatatacaaCAGACTTAATGATCAGCggggatatattcaacagaaggtttTTTCAATTTACGACAGGCTTAATTACCAGCGGGGATATATTCAATACAAGGTATTTTCAATATATGAACGGCTTAATGACCGGCCGAGATATAATCAATAgagggtattctcaatatatgaccGGCTTAATGACCGGTCGAGATATATCTAGCAGACAGGTAGTCAACAACCTTATGACAACCTAGCGAACTTGTCGGAAAATATTCCCTTGAAACTTCttcattaattaatcaattacagCGATACACTCCTTTGAGTATTTCATCAAGGACCCAAGTTataaacgacaaaggaggtacatctgggatAGAAAAATATTCCTCGAAAGATTATTGCACAACGTCTAGGTTGCACTTCACGATTGCGGAGGTTATGTAAAGTAGTATAAAAAAGGCAATCCTCTTCGTTGGCAATGCACTCAATGCAAACATCTGCATTTGAAACCCTACTTTCCTGcatttttcattacttttcttcTGTCACTTTTCAAgagaggagactgacttgagtgtcgaagggCCTAGTCAGGGATTCCCATCCCagacttaggtcactaacgctttgttggctcgttTGACTATACACAAAATTGTTGAGGAATTTTCTTCATATCTTAAAAAACTTATTATTCGTCAATCAACTATCTATCAGAGTTAGTGCACCATCTCATCATCTTCAGAAGATAGGATTGTTAATCCCGGGTAGcgtctggagtatgcaaactgatcgtcgaggctagtgttcgacactatctccgtaaacgatattgctccgctacggtgtttaacggattgttgcaattcgttcccaagatacaacgacgacgaacgtctcagaATCGTAGCActtcgacttccgagaccagcgaaccttctagtagacttcttggactcttgaatgcacaagatgagatgaatgcttgaggaagagaagagaggattgagtgaatattccatcatctggagggttctatttatactgaaagaagaggttgagtatcctttgggtgagtggatgtgttccttgggctggatcgatctagatcatccattctgaagggttgtaacccttcaccaaggccacttcaatctcatccatcagatctgaggagttgtgaccctcagatcccgcctattgtcatcggccatcggatctggatccattgattcgatgcttcagatcaagtctcatcccaagccgtcagatcgttactctttgcgatccaacgctctagatcgcatcacaagcaatccatcatacctatttgatcaacgttgatcaacggtagccatccattccctaagtcaactgtccagtcatctccctttgcccacgaggatgccgcataggtgctgccacgtcaggtacgagcctgacacgtcacccgagtgccacgtaggcactgcaatgtcacctggagcataaatttaagctcctcaatgcaaagtacaaagtgcgcctacaaagcgcacgaggcgggtggcgggctcacaggtccttttttttatgttaatttcattaacacatcttcattaataagtagagaatacacatcgagaatttccgatgtgggactattctcccatgcactttattaatgaataataaatattattttggcccgactttaaacattaatttctcattcacccttaatcggttttgagcaaattaatagtctaaatctatctacgcgaatcgtagatttcaattttgaagtcaattacgactttcaacaattgatggcttccttcctcaaaatcgttttggtccatttaaggccccaatatccaacaaggATCACCATCAATGGTGACTTCTAACACCGGTAGATAacattaagatttttttaaaactattttaaaattattttttaaaatttttaattataatccTTGGGCCATATGCAAATCAATTATTTATACGCTTTCCTTATGATTGACGTGAATTTGAAATCTACCTCAATCTTCAACAAGATACGCATAAAAATTTTTTGTGTTTTTTCAAGCCTTCTTCAATAGAAGCTGCATTCCAAATTCAGGCACTACAATCAACCTTAAGATGGGAGAGTGGCGGTAGTTTGGCGATAATGTGAAGCTAAACTTAACAAGTAACAGTGAGAGTATAACCTTCAGCTCAACCATGGCAAAGTGTTGGCCGAGGCAAGTTCGAGGGCCCAATCCAAAGGGCAAGTATGTATGTGGCAGTCGACAAGCTTTAAGGATACCTCCAGAAAACCTCTCCGGCTTGAATTCAAGCACATCGGACCCCCAAATGGTGGGATCATGATGCAAAGTGGAGACTGGAATAAAGATATTCACTCCTTTGGGGATGTGAATGCCTCCAAAGTCCATGTCTTGCAGCGTCTCTCTTGCCACAAAGGCTCCAGGTGGGTACAATCTCAGCGTCTCTTGGATCACCATGGTTAACTACCACCAAAACCATAGTGGAAAACACAGTTAGATATGTGCAAAAACGAAATCAATGATGATAATTAGAATGCATTTTATtgcaaaaaaacaaaaataaatcagATGGCAAATTGATTTCTGTGAGCTAGGAAATTTCAATTGTTTACTTACGATCTTTATCTTGTGAAGGGAAGTGGCCTCCAGCGGCCCACGGCGGCAGAGCTCCACCGCCTCAGCTCGCGCCCGTCCCTGCCACTCCGGGTGCAGAGCCAGCAACATGAGGCACCATGAGGCGGTGACGGCCGTCGTCTCGTGGCCGGCAAAGTAAATGTTCTTGCAGTTGTCCACCACGAAGCTACTAGCTTCGTCGCTGCCGGCGCTTCTTATGATGGCTTGCAGCAAGTTTTGCTGCTTCTGCTCGCCTCCATCGACTTCCCGCTGCCTCACCACTGTTTTCGTGATCAGGGACTTAATTTCTTCGTTTAGTCTCCGCGCTTCCCGGGCTTGTTTTGTGGGTAGAAATCTGACATATTTAACAATAACAATAGTAGGAGTAGAAGATTAAGTAATTAATGATGAGGTACTAcctttatattaaaaaaaaagttgattAATTACCTTAAACCAAACATTTCAGAAAAAATATTTGATGCTGAAACATTCTCTTGGAGTTCTCTCAACTTCAAGAAGATATCCTTCCCTTGGACATAATCGCTGCCAAAACATGTTCTTGAAATAACGTCTGCCGAATAGCACCTCAACTCCTCTTCTACTTCTATTTCTACACTTCCTCCTTGCCCACGCAACGTTTCCTCCCATGACGCCAACAGTGAACTTGCAGAATCTACCATCAAATCCACCATCCCCTGCATTTACAATTTCTATTTTATACACATGTTTCCATGACTTCCAATTATaacgaaaaaaaaaaatggagtttACCTTGACTTTGTCAGAGAAGAATTCTGGTGCCAAAATTTTTCTTTGGCGAGCCCAAACTTCTCCACTGGACTTTAGAATGCCTTGACCGAAGAGAAGTTCATGTGTCTTCTTCTGGTGAGAAGCCTTTCCCAAGCTTAAAGATGAAGAAAGGCTTATTTCCCTAATTAAATCTGTCTGGCAGAGATGCAAGGCGACCACATTGCAGACCGAGTAGCTAAATACTGGACCTGCATGAAAAATTCATGCTGATAATTAATTGTTCTATGCGAAGGTAAATATAAATGCATGATAGTATATGCAAGTATGGAGAATAAGCAAAACTCAGAAATCACCATAGTCTTTCCTCCATTTGTCGAAGTATGGAAACACCGTGGGAGTATATCCATGCTTTATTTCGTGTCCTCCTCGAGAATTTACTGCCATTTGAAGCCTCTTTATTTCCTTAGAATTTCCAAAGAGAAATGAAGGTGGAGGGCCTACTATTCCTTGCTGCCGCAGCTTTCTAAGGATACTTTGTGGCTTCAACCAAACGATATAATACCAATACAAAATCAATGTGCACACTCCTGGCAAGCACAAGCAAAGCAACATCTGCAAGCGTAGTTCCATATCAAACATCTCTACGTCTtgtatatttcttttatttgtttgagAGCGCAACAAGAATATATATAGGTGGTGTTTATAATTATAATACTCAGGCTTAATTGATTgctttatgtttagttcattGAATAATAAAATGATTGTGTTGTTATTTAGAGGTTATGAATTCGAGTCTAAAAAATAATGATAtgtaataaattctttttttaaACACCATATTAATGAGAATTTAGTGCATCCAAATATCCTattaattaagagtttcaatTTAGATGGATCGGATCGGATTTGGAtcgaattggatttttttttaaaaaaaaaaaatccaacccgAACCCAAATTCAATTCGAAATCTTTAAATCCGAATCCAAACTCAACCAACCCAAATCTGAttcaaataatttgaaaattcgatttaaaatgatatttttaaaaattattttccttataatttatcacttttatctcaatgttttatcattatcatactaacatattaatatatataaaaatatcttaattttaaaaataaaatttaatttaatgttaaaAAATTCACTAAATATTAAATTCGGATCAATCTAGATCAACCCGAATCTaatccaaaattaatttaaaaattttcaacttaaaaatcctTCCACCTAAACTTGATCCATATTTAAAAACATTAGACCTAAaccttattttaatttttttagatgGATTCAGATTAAATCAtattaaagttattttaaataGCCCTATTGTTAACTTAAtggataacaaaaaaaaattttagccgttaaattagagaaaaatccccaaTGGTAATCATAACTTTGCATGCAATCCTCATGcctaaaaaactttgtttccactccctgtatgcaaagtattacttgtttcaactccctcatgcaaatattgatacttaaattgcccctcagattttttaggtacaaaaagtccaaaattgagtacaaaaagtctgaaaacgagtataattctttttaaagttagtactttatattaaaaatcgagtatattttctatcaaaattatccctcttattttttaggtataaaaagtctaaaaataagtataattcttgttaaattcagcactttacactataatccagtactctatactaggatcgagtatattttctattgaaattaacccatattttttaggtacaaaaagtcaaaaattgagtacaaaaagtccgaaatgagtataattcttcttaaagtcagtattttatattaaaaatcgagtatattttctattaaattcagcacattaaactaaaattgagtatattttgaggtgaaaaaagaatcgtactcaatttaataga is drawn from Zingiber officinale cultivar Zhangliang chromosome 1B, Zo_v1.1, whole genome shotgun sequence and contains these coding sequences:
- the LOC121970119 gene encoding cytochrome P450 714B3-like, with the translated sequence MFDMELRLQMLLCLCLPGVCTLILYWYYIVWLKPQSILRKLRQQGIVGPPPSFLFGNSKEIKRLQMAVNSRGGHEIKHGYTPTVFPYFDKWRKDYGPVFSYSVCNVVALHLCQTDLIREISLSSSLSLGKASHQKKTHELLFGQGILKSSGEVWARQRKILAPEFFSDKVKGMVDLMVDSASSLLASWEETLRGQGGSVEIEVEEELRCYSADVISRTCFGSDYVQGKDIFLKLRELQENVSASNIFSEMFGLRFLPTKQAREARRLNEEIKSLITKTVVRQREVDGGEQKQQNLLQAIIRSAGSDEASSFVVDNCKNIYFAGHETTAVTASWCLMLLALHPEWQGRARAEAVELCRRGPLEATSLHKIKILTMVIQETLRLYPPGAFVARETLQDMDFGGIHIPKGVNIFIPVSTLHHDPTIWGSDVLEFKPERFSGGILKACRLPHTYLPFGLGPRTCLGQHFAMVELKVILSLLLVKFSFTLSPNYRHSPILRLIVVPEFGMQLLLKKA